Proteins encoded within one genomic window of Cyanobacterium sp. T60_A2020_053:
- the ndhC gene encoding photosynthetic/respiratory NAD(P)H-quinone oxidoreductase subunit C: MFVLNGYEYFLGFLLVSSLVPILALTASKLLRPATGGPERRTTYESGMEPIGGAWIQFNIRYYMFALVFVVFDVETVFLYPWAVAFNTLGLLAFVEALIFIAILVVALVYAWRKGALEWS; encoded by the coding sequence ATGTTTGTTCTTAATGGTTACGAATACTTTTTAGGTTTTTTATTGGTTAGTAGTCTTGTACCAATTTTAGCACTAACAGCATCAAAATTATTACGTCCTGCTACCGGTGGTCCAGAAAGACGCACTACCTATGAATCAGGGATGGAACCCATTGGGGGGGCTTGGATCCAGTTTAATATCCGTTATTATATGTTTGCCCTCGTTTTTGTGGTGTTTGATGTGGAAACTGTTTTCCTCTATCCTTGGGCGGTGGCTTTTAATACTCTCGGTTTACTCGCTTTCGTTGAAGCGTTAATTTTTATTGCCATTTTGGTCGTAGCCTTAGTTTACGCATGGCGCAAGGGCGCTTTGGAATGGTCATAA